TCGCCTTCGTCCGCCTTGTCGAGTACCGTGAACGGCATGGGTTCCGCGAGGCCCAGGGGAGTCTCCACGTAGAACCACTGTCCGCCGGGGGGCGTATCCGCCGGAATGGTGACCTTGACCTTGAGTTCATGGGGCACGGCGTTGTCGTAAATCTGCACGCCCGTGCTCTCCGCGTTATACGTGAATTCCGGTACGGGCTTCGCCTCGTTGGAGACGATTTCCACGGTAAGATTGGAGGTGAAAAAGGCCCTGGCTTCGGCAAGATTCTTTCCGGTGACGGTCATGTCCACCGTGCCGCCGCGCACGACCCGCGCGGGCTGGACGCTGTTGATCACGGGCGGGATCGTGGCATTGATGAAAACCGAGTCCACGTTGACGCGGCCCGCCTGCTCGGGGCTCTTGGCCTCGGCTGCGGCCATGACCACCGGACCTCCGGTCGAAAAGGTCTTATCGCCGGTTGCCACGGCATAGAGGGCGAGGGACGCGTCGAAGCGGCCCGAGGCGAGAAAATCGCCCGCCGGACTCAGCGCCAGCGCGAGGGGCCAGTCGGACTGAGGCTCCAGCGTCCGCGCCGTGGCCATGGTGGCGGCATCCCAGAGTTTCACCACGGCGTCTTCGCCGCTCGACACGAGGGTAGCGCCATCCTGCGTGTAGGCCAGCGCCAACACCGCGCCGTCGTGGGCAAATTGCGAGTGGGCCAACACGCCCGTGGAGGTGCTGGACTGGGTGAACTGCTCGGCGGATGCGGGCACGTCCCAGACGTAGATCCGTTTGTCGGCGGAGCCGGCCGCAAGATAGCGGCTGTCGGGCGAGAAGGCCACCGCATTGACATTCTTCGCCGCGTCGGAAAAGGTGATCAGGCGCTTGCCCTCGGCCACGTCCCACAGCTTCACGGTGCGATCCCCCGCGCCGGTGGCGAGATATTTGCCGTCCGGCGAAAAGGCCAGGGCATAGACCGCGTCGACATGGTCGGTGAAGTCGTTGCGCGTTGCGCCGTCGGCGGTGCTGAAAACCATCACATGCTTGTCGTAGCTCGCGGTTGCGATAAGCGAATTGTCCGGACTGAAGGCCACGTCGAGGATGTTGTCCTTGTGGGCGCTGATCGTCCGCAGCGGCTGATGGGTTGTCGTATCCCAGACGATAACCTGTCCCCCGCGACCGGTCTTACCCCCGGCGGCGGCGAGCAGCTTGCCATCGCTGGAGAAATCAAGGGCCCGGACCTGGTCATCGTGACCGGGAAGCAGGACGACTTTGGCAGGATCGAGCTTGCCGTCTTTGACGGGATATAGTGCGACGGTGCCCAGCCCGCCTCGAGCCACCCACGCGCCGTCGGGCGACCAGGCCAGCGCACTGACGGGGGTCGTGGTCCAGTCGATGACGGGCATTGGAGCCGCGACGGCTTCTGACTCGGCGGGCACAGACACGCCCTCGGCACCCTTGGCCCCGGCGGTGATCCACGCTTTGATCACATCAATTTCTTCCTGGGGCAGTTGCTTGAACTTCTCCTTCGGCGGCATGAAGGGTTCGGTCTTCCACTCGATCATGGCGACGAGGGGACTCTCCTCCACCGAGCCGGGCTTGATGCTCGGACCGTTTTCGCCGCCCTTGAGCGCGAGGGCAAGGCTCGTGAGATCGAAGTCCCCCTTGGGCTTCTTGCCGCCGTCGGGGAAGTGGCACGGCGCGCAACGCTGCGCAAAGATCGGTGCGATGTGGCTTTCGTAGGTTATGGGATCTTCGGCGAGGGCCTGGAAGGCGAAGAGGCTTGACAGGCCGACTGCAAACACTCGTTTCAGCATGATCGTGATTACCTCGGGGCGCAAAAAATGGGTCGTATGGGTCGTATGGGTCGTATGGGTCGTATGGGTCGTATGGGTCGTATGGGGCCGATAAGCTGAAAAATTCTATACGACCCATCAGACCCATTCATGACCATTAGTGGTTAAACAAAAACTCTTTACTCGTGAGCAGCGCCCAGACGATATCCTCCAGCGCGGGGCGTCGCCCCCCTTCGGACTGGGTGGCGCTGGCGAGCATGGTCACGCACTCCTTGCGCTCAATTTCGCTGGGCGCGCGGCCGAAGGCGCGCCAGAAGATATCCTCCACAGCCGCCTCGTCGGCGGTCTTCTCGGACTCATATCGTGCGAGAATTGAGCTTTCCGCCTGGAGCTTCTTGTTCAGGGTGTCCCCGTTTGCGAGATGCAGGGTCTGGGCGATGCTCGCATCATCGGTGCGTTCGCACTCGCAGGTCTGGCGTCGCTCGGGCCGCCCAAAGGCATCGAGGAAGTAAGAGGCCACCAGCGAATCGCGCAGTTGCAGGGCGCGGTAGCCCTCCGGGTAGCCGCTGAAGGGCGTGGGCGCTTCCGTTACTTGAGAATAGGCGTCCAGCAGCACCTCGGCCTTCAATCGGCGTGAAATATACTGGGAATAGTTGATCTCATCCGGCGCGGCGGGGTCGGCGGACTCGGAAGAGCGCTGGTAGGCCGCGGAGGTGAGAATGGAGCGCATGAGCGCCTTCAGATCGTAGCCGTGCTCCGACAGGTCGAGGCAGAGGGCCTCCATAAGAGGTTCATTCGTTGCCGGATTGGTCAGGCGCAAGTCATCCACGGGCTCGACCAGCCCCCGGCCCATGAAGTTTTTCCACACGCGGTTAACGATGGCGCGGGTGAAATAGGGATTCTCGGGCGCGGTCAGCCAGTCAGCCAGCGCCGCGCGACGATCCGCGCCGGGCGCATCTTCCGCCACGACGCCATCGAGGGGCTGGGGCGGGATGGCCTTGCCGCTGAGCGGGTGAAGCACATCGCCAAAGCTCGCGGCGACGATGTCATTGCCCGCTGTCTTGCCGTTTTTCACACGCACCCGCGAGAAGAGATTGGCGAACCCGTAGTATTGGTTCTGCGTCCATTTTTCCAGCGGGTGATTGTGGCAACGCGCGCAGGTGATGGAGGTCCCCAGAAAAGCCTGGGAAGTCGTCTCGGCCAGGTCCGGAATTTCGCGGTGCATGAAGAAATAGTTGGCCGCGCCGTTTTGCTGGGTATTGCCCGAGGCCGTGATGATGCCACGTACGAACTTATCCCAGGGGCGATTCTCTTCCACCGACTCGCGCACGTAGCGGTAGAAGGCATTGAGTTCCTGAGGCACCGGCAGATTCTTGGAGGAAATGAGCAGCAGGTCGGACCATTTATACGTCCAGTAATCCACAAACTCCGGTCGCGCAAGAATCGCATCGGCCAGCTTAGCCCGTTTGCCGGGTGTCGTGTCCGCTGTGAAGGCCTGCACCTCGGCGGGCGTCGGCAGTATGCCCAGGGTATCGATAAAGGCCCGTCGGATGAACGTGGCGTCGTCACACAGGGCGGCGGGCGCGATGTTCAATTGCTCAAGTTTTGCCTTGATGCGCTCGTCGATGTAGTTGTAGTTGGCGGAGGCGAGAAACACCTCGGGGGCCACCGGTGCGGCACGGGGCACGTTCAGCTCCGCCACCGCCACGCGGCTCGCATACCACGCGGTGATGGCCGCCGTGCCCGGCTGCTGCACCGTGATGACGCCCTGGTCGTCGACCACGGCCACCGTGTCCGCCGTGGTGTCGAACTTCACCCAGCGGGTCACATCGCGCACCGCGCCGTCGCTGTAGTGGGCCCGCACCAGCAGGGGTTGGGTTGTGCCCGCCTGAAGTTCGAGCGATGCGGGCAGCACCTCCAGTCGCTCGAAGCTCGCTTCACCCGCCTTCGGGCCCGGCGCGCCCTGGGTGATCCAGTCGAGCAAGATCTTGTGATCGAGCGAGTCCCTCTCGAAGCGCTGGCCTCCCTCATGGGGCACATCGCCCAGCGGCTTGAGCAGCAACAAACTTTCGACCGGATTCACGGTGGATACGCGGCGGCCTTTGGCCTGGCGGGTGAGCGTGGCATGATCGCGGGGATGGTCATAGCCGCGCAGGGAAAGGACGAATCCGTTCTTGCCCGAGGCCGCGCCGTGGCAGGGTCCGGTGCTGCAGCCGGTCTTATAGAGAACGGGCTGAACATCATTCACAAAGCTGCGCACGGGCGGCGCAGCGGCGCCTTTGATGCTTACCGGTATGGTGACTTGTGCGCCCGCGTTGCTGGCGGTAACGGTGGCATCGCCATCCGCGAGGGCCACGAGTTTACCGGCGGCATCCACCGACACTACGTCGGGCGCAGAGGAGGTCCATTGCGTCCCGCCTGCTACCGGTCCGACCCAGTGTCCATCGCGCCCCTGACCGAGGAGAAGCTGGTGCTCCTGACCCTGCTGGCTAAGGGCGACCGATTCGGGGAGCAGGATGAGCTCGGCCGCGTGGGTGGTGGCGCAGAGTATAGTTGTTATACAAGCTACTCGTGCAAAGTATGGCAATACGTGCATATTGGTCGATCTCGCGCGCGGCAGTGGCCATGTTCGGTGACAGGGTTAACTGTCAACTATCAACTGTCAACTATCAACTGCTAAAACAACTCCAAAACCGGCTCCGTGCCGAAATCCACCACGGGTACCGGTCGCGATCCCGGCGAGGGCAACTCCGTCTCCAGATTCACGCCGAGACTGTGATACACCGTGGCGATCAACTGCGCCGGGGTCACGGGGCGATCCACCGGGTAGGCGCCGATGCTGTCCGTCGCGCCAATGACACGCCCACCCTGTACACCGCCGCCCGCCATGAGCACGGACCAGGCCTGGGGCCAGTGATCGCGCCCACCTGCGGGGTTCACCTTGGGGGTGCGGCCAAATTCGCCCATGGCAACGACCATGGTGTTTTCCAGCAGGCCGCTACCTTTGAGCTCTTCCAGGAGCGAGGCATAGGCCTTGTCGAACATGGGTCCGACGAGATTCTGGTAGCACTCGATGGGGCTGAAAGGCGCGGAGCCGTGTATGTCCCAGGTGATTTCGTTGAAGACCGTCTCAAACATGTTGACGGTCACAAAGCGCACGCCGCGCTCCACCAGCCGCCGCGCGAGGAGGCAGCTCTGACCAAACTTGTTGCGCCCGTACTTGTCGCGCGTCTCGGCGCTCTCCTGATTGATGTCGAAGGCTTCCCGCGCGGCCTCGGAGGACATGAGCGTGTAGGCCTGACTAAAGCTGTCGTCGAGCAGGCGCGCATCGGGATTCGTGTCGAGCTGGCGCACGGATTGATCCACCATGGAGCGGAGCGACTGGCGCCGTTGCAGGCGCATGGCGGAGACA
This DNA window, taken from Candidatus Hydrogenedentota bacterium, encodes the following:
- a CDS encoding DUF1553 domain-containing protein encodes the protein MHVLPYFARVACITTILCATTHAAELILLPESVALSQQGQEHQLLLGQGRDGHWVGPVAGGTQWTSSAPDVVSVDAAGKLVALADGDATVTASNAGAQVTIPVSIKGAAAPPVRSFVNDVQPVLYKTGCSTGPCHGAASGKNGFVLSLRGYDHPRDHATLTRQAKGRRVSTVNPVESLLLLKPLGDVPHEGGQRFERDSLDHKILLDWITQGAPGPKAGEASFERLEVLPASLELQAGTTQPLLVRAHYSDGAVRDVTRWVKFDTTADTVAVVDDQGVITVQQPGTAAITAWYASRVAVAELNVPRAAPVAPEVFLASANYNYIDERIKAKLEQLNIAPAALCDDATFIRRAFIDTLGILPTPAEVQAFTADTTPGKRAKLADAILARPEFVDYWTYKWSDLLLISSKNLPVPQELNAFYRYVRESVEENRPWDKFVRGIITASGNTQQNGAANYFFMHREIPDLAETTSQAFLGTSITCARCHNHPLEKWTQNQYYGFANLFSRVRVKNGKTAGNDIVAASFGDVLHPLSGKAIPPQPLDGVVAEDAPGADRRAALADWLTAPENPYFTRAIVNRVWKNFMGRGLVEPVDDLRLTNPATNEPLMEALCLDLSEHGYDLKALMRSILTSAAYQRSSESADPAAPDEINYSQYISRRLKAEVLLDAYSQVTEAPTPFSGYPEGYRALQLRDSLVASYFLDAFGRPERRQTCECERTDDASIAQTLHLANGDTLNKKLQAESSILARYESEKTADEAAVEDIFWRAFGRAPSEIERKECVTMLASATQSEGGRRPALEDIVWALLTSKEFLFNH
- a CDS encoding DUF1501 domain-containing protein: MFRFDAEKRVHFCDGLSRRDFLHAGALSYLGLSMPGFLQAKAHGAVDDTKERNCIFLFLVGGPSQLDTFDMKPDAPAEIRGPYKPIRTNCPDIQISEIFPNVAKHADKFSIIRSMYHTATGVHDTGHQMMQTGRLFLNGLEQPNVGCVLGYLKGGKNDMPAHVLMPRPIGPTGGNMPHGQTAGFLGKTYDPFVLNADPSLADFKVPDLLPPDYVSAMRLQRRQSLRSMVDQSVRQLDTNPDARLLDDSFSQAYTLMSSEAAREAFDINQESAETRDKYGRNKFGQSCLLARRLVERGVRFVTVNMFETVFNEITWDIHGSAPFSPIECYQNLVGPMFDKAYASLLEELKGSGLLENTMVVAMGEFGRTPKVNPAGGRDHWPQAWSVLMAGGGVQGGRVIGATDSIGAYPVDRPVTPAQLIATVYHSLGVNLETELPSPGSRPVPVVDFGTEPVLELF